A genomic region of Pseudopipra pipra isolate bDixPip1 chromosome W, bDixPip1.hap1, whole genome shotgun sequence contains the following coding sequences:
- the LOC135404973 gene encoding olfactory receptor 14A16-like, whose amino-acid sequence MSNSTSLTQFLLLAFADRRELQLLHFWLFLAISLAALLANGLILSAVACDHHLHTPRYFFLLNLSLTDLGCICTTVPKAMHNFLWNTRTISYMGCAAQVFLLIFFLGAEFSLLTIMCYDRYVAICKPLHYGTLLGSRACAHMAAAAWATGFLIALLHTASTFSLPLCQGNALGQFFCEIPAILKLSCSHSGYLREIGLMFFTLSLELGWFVFIVFSYVQIFRAVLRIPSQQGQHKAFSTCLPHLAVVSLYLSTATFAHLKPPSISSPSLDLMVAVLYSVVPPTLNPLIYSLRNQELRDAIRKTMTGCFFKKQ is encoded by the coding sequence atgtccaacagtacctccctcacccagttcctcctcctggcatttgcagacaggcgggagctgcagctcctgcacttctggctcttcctggccatctccctggctgccctcctggccaacggcctcatcctcagcgccgtagcctgtgaccaccacctgcacacccccaggtacttcttcctgctcaacctctccctcacagacctgggctgcatctgcaccactgtccccaaagccatgcacaatttcctctggaacaccagaaccatctcctacatgggatgtgctgcacaggtttttctcctcatattctttcttggagcagagttttccctcctcaccatcatgtgctacgaccgctacgttgccatctgcaaacccctgcactacgggaccctcctgggcagcagagcttgtgcccacatggcagcagctgcctgggccactggctttctcattgctctgctgcacacagccagtacattttccctgcccctgtgccagggcaatgccctgggccagttcttctgtgaaatccctgccatcctcaagctctcctgctcacactcaggctacctcagggaaattggacTTATGTTTTTTACTCTCTCTTTAGAACTTggctggtttgttttcattgtgttctcctatgtgcagatcttcagggctgtgctgaggatcccctctcagcagggacagcacaaagccttttccacgtgcctccctcacctggccgtggtctccctgtaCCTCAGCACTGCTACATTTGcccacctgaagcccccctccatctcctccccgtCCCTGGACCTGATGGtggcagttctgtactcggtggtgcctccaacactgaaccccctcatctacagcctcaggaaccaggagctcagggatgCCATAAGGAAAACGATGACtggatgtttttttaagaagcaataa